The region AACTCCATCCCCACGACCAGGGTGTCTTTGGCTGCCGGTTCCTGTTTGTTCACGCACGCGGCCAGGGCAAGAAGCACCGCCGCCAGCATGAAGCACGCGACGCCGCGAAGGACGGGTGTAATCGTCATGTTCCAGTTCCCCCTTTTGTCTGCGGATAGGGGCAAAGGCCTGCCCCTCACCATGGCCCCAAGCGGCCAATGATTGAAAAGTCTTCGATTTTAAAGAAAATTATCGTCAGCGCATTTTTTAAAAGTGTACTTGACTTTACCCGGCTCGTAAAGCGCCCTTTTGAAATTTCTTTCGGTTCGCCCGGCCGAACTGCGGCGGCCCGCCCCGCCTGCGCAACAAGATGATTACCCCCAAAACGGCGTATGATGGTATAATTGAACAAAAAACAAGCCACCGGCAACGAAGGGAGAAGGGATATGGCTGAGACGATTCCGGCAGTTTACGGAAGGTACCGCTGCTTGCCGCCGCCACGCAACGAGGAGTTGCAGACGTAACAGAGGCTTCCCATGTTCAAACGCAACGAGATAACGATGTTGTCGGTCGTACCGTTTTTGTCGTTCACCGTGGTGGCGACCATCGCGGTTTCCGGCGCCTTCTACAACACGGGGATTCCGGACGAGGCCGACCTTTTGAAGTGGTTCGACAGCGCCGTGCACGCAACGGCCAGCAACAAGCTGACGGAGCTGGCCTCCGGGGCCACGAAGGAAACCTCCCCGCTTGACAAAGCGGCACAGGGGCGGGTAGCCGATGCGTGCTACGATATCCTGGCGGTGAAGTACTACAACGCCGACAACAGCCACCGGGTCGACCGGTTGCAGGCGGAGTGCCAGAACCTGCCCGAACGCACGCTCACGGTCGGGGAACTGCGGGAATTGGACCGCAGGACCATGGACACCATCAACGGGCAGCACCGCTGACTCCCGGCCCGCGGGTTTCCGGCCCATGGCCGCCCCAAGGGGTGGTTGCCGCCTGCCGTCAACCGCAAGGTTTCGTTGCGTGCCGCGGAAGCGCGTGTCAGGACATGACCGTACCGTGAGCAGGGCGCTGGCAGTGGCTGGAGCGGCGTATCCCGTATACTTCCCAACTTTTTTATTGGAACATGAGAATAAAATGTGATAGAAACAGTTGTTACTAAAAATCAGGAGGTTGCAGGTGAAAAAAATAGTATTATCTCTTCTTGTTATCTCTGCACTTGCCGTTGCCGGGTGCAAAGAAAAGCCCAAAACCGAAGCCCCTCAACAGCCCGCTGGCATGCCTGCACAAGGCCAAATGCCTCCTGGACACCCCGGCACCGCTACTCCGGGTGGTGACCCCCACGCCGGCATGAAGGCGCAGGAAATCCCCGCCGGCGCCGGCCAAAAAGGGAAGGTAACCCAGACCATGAACTCCGGCGGCTACACCTACGTGGAAGCGGCCAACGACAAGGGCGAGAAGCTGTGGATGGCCCTGCCCGAATTCAAGGTCAAGGTTGGCGACACCATTGAGTACCCCGTTGCTCCGCCGATGGTGAACTTCCAGAGCAAAACCCTGAACAAGACCTTCGACAAGATCATGTTCATTCCGGGCATCAGGATCGTCAAATAGTACGTTTTTCCATCAGATTAGACAAAAGAAGCGGGGCCTCACGGCCCCGCTTCTTTCATTTCGTGCCCAGCGCCCGGCGCGCCGCGCCGTGGTTCGGCACCAGGCCAAGGACCCGGCGATAGCATTCGGCGGCCATGCGCTTTTCGCCGCGCTCGTCATGCACCTCCCCCAACAGCAGCCAGCCCCAGGGGTTATCCGGTTCGCGCTCGGTTATCTCCCGGAACTCGCGCTCGGCGGCCTCGATCATACCGGACTGCCGGTACCACTCCCCCACCATGACGTTGGTGGTCGCGCAATACCCCAACAGCGCCTTTTGCTGCCGGAAACGGCGTTCGCTCCCTTTCCCCCCGCCGGCCGTAAGTGCCGCCAGGACCCGGCGGGACGCCGGACCCGGCTTTCCCGCGGCATGGAGGGCCGTATCGGGGGTTTCCTCGAAGATGCCGGGGCGCACCAGGCCGTTCGCGACCGCCTGCTCGAACAGCCGGGTGCCGGGGTAGTAGACCAGCGGCGAAACATAGCCGTCATCCGGCTTGATGCGCCGGACCAGTTCGATGGTCATGCGGATATCGTCCTCATTCTCCCCCGGCACGTCGGAGATCAGGTACACGGAAAGACTGATGCCGACCTTTCGCACCAGGGCGGCCGTCTGTTCCACCTGCTGCGGCTGGATCGACTTGTCGAGCTGGGCCAGGATACGCGGCGAGCCCGATTCGACCCCGATCTGGACGCACTCGCAGCCGGCCCGCTTCATCCAGGTCAGGACCTCCTCGTCCAGGGCGGTGACGCGGGATTGGCAGTTCCAGAGCACCGCGGCCCGACGCTCGATCATGAGACGGCAGAATTCAATGGCCCTCGTGCGGTCGGCGGTAAAGGTGTCGTCCCGCAACGAAAAGTAGATCAGGCCGAACCGGTCCCGAATATAGAGGATCTCGTCAACGATATCCGCCGGTGAGCGGAAGCGCACCCGGCGCCCCCAGAACCCGGGCGAACTGCAGAAACTGCACGCAGAGGGACATCCCCGGGCGGTCAGGACGAACTCCGGCTGCAGCTCCAGATCGACCCCGACGGAGCGCTCCAGATAGCGGGCGGGAAACGGGAGCGTGTCGAGCGTCCCCCGCGGCACGCGCCGGTCCGTGAGTACGACCCGGGCGCCGTCGCGAAAGGCGATCCCGGCCACATCCCGCCAGGACACCCCCCGCCCGATCCTCTCGGCCAGTTCCCGCAACGTTTCCTCCCCCTCGCCCACCACGACGATATCCACCGGTGAGCCTTCGGCCAGCATTTCATGGCAGCGGAAGGTGGCGTGTCCTCCCCCCAGGACGATGGTGCCGTCCGGATTCGACCGGCGCGCCAGGCGCGCCACCTCAAGAGATGCGTGTCGGTTGTGGGTCCATTGGGAAATGCCGACGATGTCCGCTTTCAGGGAGGTGAGCTGTTTTTGGATTGCAGGGCGGGACCACCCGGAAAAATTGGCCAGAACGGCATCGTAGCCCGCCTCGCACAGCACGGCATGCAGATAGCAGAGCCCGCTGGGCAGCAGACTGATATAGGGGTCGCTACGGTCGTTTTCCCCGGATATGTACGCTAAAAGTATCTTCATAGTCGAACAAAAAAAATCCGGGCACAAAGAGCCCGGATTTCATTCCTGCCACGAATCGATGGCGGCACTAATTCAGATTGAGGCTGATGCCCAGGGTGTCGTTGGCCGGAGCGTCGTTATCCTGCTCTTCCTCAACCCCTTGCAGCAATTCGTTGAAATTGATCGTTTCGCCACTGGTCACGGAACCGACGCGCCGCGCCCCCAGGTAGCGAGAGAGATAGTAGGGGGTATCCATGGAGGAGATCACCACCCTGCGGTCGCGGGAGGAAGCATGAATCATCTTGCGGTTGCCGAGGTAGATGCCCACATGGGACGGGAAGCGGGCATAGGTCTGGAAGAACACCAGATCGCCCTTGCGCAGGTCGCCGCGCACGACCTCGTTGCCGACGTTGAACTGCTCGCGGGCGGTGCGGGGGAGATTGATCTTCTGCTCGCGGAACACCTGCTGCACAAAGCTGGAGCAATCGAGCGAACCGCGGCTGTTGCCGCCGAAACGGTAACGGGCCCCCAGGAAACCGTAGGCGGTCTTTTTCAGGCCGCTGATGCCCTGGTTGTTCTCTTCGATATTCTTGGCAAGGTCAACCGGCCGGTCGGCGTCGATGTCGCTCAGTTCAGCCAGGGTTGACGAGAGTTCCTGTTCATTCAGGAGCTCTTTGCTGACCAGTTGCAATCTGGTGGACGCGGCCGCGACAGGGGCCTTTTCCTCCACTGCCGGCGCGGGCTCATTCAGGGCCAGCACCTGTCCGGTCTTGATCCTGTTGCCCTTCAGGCCGTTCAGCCGGCGCAGTTCCGACATCTTGATGCCGGTCTTCCTGGCGATCCTGGGCAGGGTGTCCCCCTTGACCACCTTGTACGACGATGCCGCCACCGCCTTTGCCGCTTTCTGCTCGGCACGGGCGGGAATGATGAGACGGGCCCCCTGCTCGATGCGGGTGCTGCTCAGATTGTTGACCGATTTGAGTTCTTCGACGGATACGTGATATTTGCGTGCTATGGAATGAAGCGATTCACTTCTGCGCGCGACATGGGTTTTGGAGGCCAGAACCAGTTGCGGGAAGGAAAGCAGGATGAGACAGATCGCGGCGAGACTGCGGATATGTGTCATTTCCCCTCCTATTCTGTTCTAGTTTCGGTGCAGCGGTTTTGGCTTTATATAACAATGCGTCCCGTTTGTCAATCCTTTACTGCCCGGAGCCCCCTTCACACATGCAACCCATATGCCAACCAGCATCACTGATGCAGCGAACGGCGGGAGACAAGTTTCAACGTCAGCGGTTCGTCCCGGAGGATCGTGACATTCTTGTACGGCGGCAGCAGGTTCTTCTGATATTCCTTCCCTTTGACAAGCTTGCCGGCATCGACCTCCTCCGTTGCCACCGTTTCAAGCTTGGCAATCTGGCCGGACGGCCCCTCCACCTCGACCATGGCGGGCGACGCGACCACCTGGTACACCCCCAGCCCCCGGGGCAGCCTGCCGCGCAAATTAACGCGGACCGGCACCGTCTTACGTACCTTCTTCTCCATAACGATGCGTATGGACGAAGGAGTGACGCTGCCGACCACCATGCCGGACGGAAGCTTGAAATCGGAGTTCCTGATCCTGACGACCGCCTGCCCCTCCCGCGCCCCCGACAGGTCGATATCGGCGGCAATATCGAGCTTCGCCGGCGTAGGCGTCAGACTGGAAAAGGATTTCACCTGGACCTCGACCTCTTCGGGAGAGCTGCGCAGCAACACCAGATCCTGCGGTATGCCGTGCAGCCGGACAGGTGCCGTGACCGTGGCGATCGCCCCCTGGCGGGAGGTAATCAGGGCCCAGAATGCCGTAACAATGAGCAGAACCGCCGTTTTGGGCAGCAGGTCGGCAAAAAGCCGCTGCCGCAGGCTCGCCCGGGGTTTTTCCTTTTCCGGCGAGATCAGCTCTTCAAGGAGCGCCACCAATTCCCCGGTCGAGGAGAGGCGGTGCAGTTCCCCCCCACGGCCAGCGACACCTCGCCCCGCTCCTCCGAGACCACCGCCACCACGGCGTCGGTGCGCTCCGAGAGCCCAATGGCGGCGCGATGGCGGGTACCGTAAAACTGGGGGATTTCCGGGTTCTGGGACAAGGGCAGGTGGCACGACGCCAGGGCGACCTTCCCCTCCCTGATCAGGGCGGCGCCGTCGTGCAGCGGCGCACCGTCGTAAAAGATGGCCTCCAGTATCTGCGGGGTAATCTCGCAGTTCAGGCTCACGCCGTTCAGCATCTGGTCCACCAGGGATTCGCTCCGCTGGAAGACGACGATCGCCCCGGTCCTCTTCTTCGCCAGACCGAACAGGGTATCGACGATCTCCTGAAACCGGCTCAACTGCTGGGATTCCTGGCGGCTGCCGAAGAAATGCCGCATGAGGCTGAAACGGTACAGCGCCTGCCGGATCTCGGCCTGGAACACCACGATGATCAGGACGATCAGCACCGTGCCCAACTCCTGCAGGATCCAACTGGTCATATAGAGGCCGAGAAACCGGGTGACGAAGTAGATGACGGTCACCACCCCCAGCCCCAGCAGCACCTGCATGGCGCGGGTCCTGCGGAACCAGCTGTAGAGCTGGTAGAGCAGCAAGGTCATGATCAGGATATCGGCGACATCCTGTATTCTCAAAAAAGAAGGCACGTCAATTCCCTTTTGCTTTTCTCCGGGGCTTGTGGATGGACGGTTTCTCCTGTTTGACCGAGGTGGAGCGATTCTGCATGGCAAGCCGGGCCGTGTCGTGCTTGCGGATATCCTCCAGCACCTGTTCCCTGAGCGGCGGGGCGGGATTCGGCTCGGGCAGCTTTTCCAGGTAGGCGGCGTCGGTGTAGACGTTGCGGGCATTCCACATGCTGAAACCGAAGACCTTGGCGTCCCGGGCGGCCTGGATCTGGTCAAGGACCATCTTCTTGTCGTACACCGCCCCCAGTTTGAAGTCCTGCAGCCAGGGGCGCATTTTGGCCCGCTTCCCCTCAAGCCGTTTCATACCCCGCAGACAGGCATCGTAAATGACGCGATAGGGGTGCTCGGCCGGGTTTTTCAGCCCCAGGTGCCCGCGGGGGTAGTGGGACGGATAGATCATGGGGCAGACGAAATCCACATGGTCGGCCACGTCCTGGATGCGCTGGCCGATGTTCATGTCGTCGTCCACCATGGTCGTGAGGCCGAAGATGTCGGCCGAGGTCATCACGTCCACCGGCTTCATCTGCTCGTCCACATACTGGAAAAAACGGCGGATGATCTCGTATTTCGGCACGTCGCGCTTGTAGACCGGATAGGTCATGGTCTTCAGCTTCCCGTCGGTGGGGAAACGGACGTAATCGAACTGGATCTCGTCGAAACCCTTGGCGGCCACTTCTTTGGCAATGGCAAGATTGTAGTCCCAGACCGTCTTCGAAGCCGGGTCAACCCAGGCCAGACCCTTGCGATCCTTCCAGACCTTCTGGCCGCCGCCGGACACCGCCAGGTCCGGGCGCGCCTTGGCCAGGTTGGGGTCCTGAAAAACGGCGATCCGGGCAATGGTGTAGATCTTCTTGTCGCGGCACTGCCTGAGAATGGCGTCCAGGTCGCGGATACGTTTCTCGTAGGCTCCCGTCTGGGCCACCAGCGGCACCTTGGAGTCATAGCCGACCTTGCCGGTACTGTCCTTGACGTCGATCACCACCGCATTCAGGTGGGAGCGGGACACCATGTCGGTAAGCGTCTGAAAACGGCTGATCCCGGCGGTCCAGGAGGTAATGTAGAGCGCCCGCACCTCCGTGTTCAGCAGTTGCTGGCGCTTGGATGGCGCCGGGGGGGCCGGCACGGAAGCGGCCGGAGGAGTGGCGGCTTTCTGCTCATCCCGGCAGGAGACAAGGGCGCAACAGACTACAACGATAAGGGCGACACGACCGGCAAGGGCGACAACATCTTTCACTCACGACACTCCGTTGGTTTTTTCTGGTTTATGCCCTGAAAATGTGCTACAAGGCAAAATAGTAATTTATAGCAGTAAATTATCGAAAAAGGTAGTACAAACTTATGTTCAGATTGTCCGAGAAGGGTGAAAAGATTCAGGGGATGTTCGGGAGTATCGCCCCACGGTACGACTTCCTCAACCGCCTGCTCAGCTTCGGCATCGACCGGCGCTGGCGCAAAAAAGCCGTGCGGCTTATCAAGTACCGGGAGGGTTCCCGGATTCTGGACGTGGCGACCGGCACCGGTGACGTGGCGCTGGAAATCGCCCGCTCGACCCCTGCGTCCGTAAGGATTACCGGGGCCGACTTCTGCAAGGAGATGGTGGACCTGGGCCAGGTCAAGGTGGCCACCTCGCCCTACTCCGGACGGATCGACTTCAAGGTGGCTCCCTGCGAGGACCTTCCCTTTCCGAACAACACCTTCGATTCGATCACCATCGCCTTCGGGATCAGGAACGTGGTGGACAGGAGGCTGGGTCTGGCGGAGATGTGGCGGGTGCTGCGGCCCGAGGGGCGGATGGTCATCCTGGAGTTCTCCACGCCGCGCTCCCAGCTCTTCAAGCAGATCTACTACTTTTACTTCCGCCGCCTTCTGCCGGTCATCGGCGGCCTCTTTTCCAAATACAACGCCTACAAGTACCTGCCGGACTCGGTGCTGGAATTCCCCTCCCACGAGGAGTTTTCCCAGATGATCGCCGACGCCGGCTTCCGCAACATCCACATCCACCCGCTGACCTTCGGCATCGCCACCATCTACGCCGGCGAAAAGGAATAGACAAATAGCATTCGAGGATAATCCCTTCCCACAGGCTGTTAAAAAACTCAGGTTGTTCAAAAATAGCCAGATCGTCGCACCCGCAGAATGCCCTGAGGAGGCGTAGCAGCGCTACGCCGCACGAAAGGGCCTTCGAGGATGGCGGCGAGATGGCTGTTTTTCAACAACCTCCTACGCCTTGAACTTGCTCTCCGTCCCGTTCACCAGCCGTTTGATGTTTGCCTGATGCCGCACAATCACGATTGCGGCAACAATCCCCGTCACCAGCAGCATCGCACGCCCCCCGTGAAGCACGTACACGGCGAGCGGCATGACCGCCGCCGCAGCTACGGAGCCGAGGGATACGTAGCGCCATTTCAGGACCAGGCAGAGAAAGACCGCCAGGGCCACGAGCACGGCCAGGGGCGACAGGGCCAGGAAGACCCCCAGGGCGGTCGCGACCCCCTTGCCCCCCTTGAATCGCAGAAAGACCGAGAACACATGGCCACAGAAGGCGGCCAGCCCGACCCAGGCGGCCAGGTCCGTGGCAGGGGCGTAGTGGTGAGCCGCCAGCACCGGCACAAGTCCCTTGAGACAGTCGCCGACCAGGGTCAGCGCACCGACCTTGCGCCCCACGGTACGGTACAGGTTGGTGGCGCCGATATTGCCGCTCCCCTCGTGGCGCACGTCGATGCCGCAGGCCTTGCCCAGAAGGAGCCCCGTGGGGATCGACCCCAAAAGGTAGGCCGCCGCGCAGGCGGCAGCCAGTATCAGGTCCGGTTGCATTGTCATGAGCGCAATCCCGGCATCACTTGCCCGCCGCTTTCGGGATGCCGGCCGCAAAGGTGCTGCCGGGAAACTCGCGCACCAGCCGGTCGAACGCCTCGCGGCTCTTCTCCTGCTGTCCCGCCCCACGGTAGGCCGTCCCCAGATAATACAGCAGTTCGTCGTTGCGCTGCAGCCCGGAAAACGTCTTGAGCGCCTCCTCGAAACGGGCGACGGCGGCCGGGTACTTCTCGGTCCTCAGGTAAAAGCGGCCGACGTAGATCTCGTACTGCAACTGCT is a window of Geobacter sp. FeAm09 DNA encoding:
- a CDS encoding B12-binding domain-containing radical SAM protein: MKILLAYISGENDRSDPYISLLPSGLCYLHAVLCEAGYDAVLANFSGWSRPAIQKQLTSLKADIVGISQWTHNRHASLEVARLARRSNPDGTIVLGGGHATFRCHEMLAEGSPVDIVVVGEGEETLRELAERIGRGVSWRDVAGIAFRDGARVVLTDRRVPRGTLDTLPFPARYLERSVGVDLELQPEFVLTARGCPSACSFCSSPGFWGRRVRFRSPADIVDEILYIRDRFGLIYFSLRDDTFTADRTRAIEFCRLMIERRAAVLWNCQSRVTALDEEVLTWMKRAGCECVQIGVESGSPRILAQLDKSIQPQQVEQTAALVRKVGISLSVYLISDVPGENEDDIRMTIELVRRIKPDDGYVSPLVYYPGTRLFEQAVANGLVRPGIFEETPDTALHAAGKPGPASRRVLAALTAGGGKGSERRFRQQKALLGYCATTNVMVGEWYRQSGMIEAAEREFREITEREPDNPWGWLLLGEVHDERGEKRMAAECYRRVLGLVPNHGAARRALGTK
- a CDS encoding C40 family peptidase, with translation MTHIRSLAAICLILLSFPQLVLASKTHVARRSESLHSIARKYHVSVEELKSVNNLSSTRIEQGARLIIPARAEQKAAKAVAASSYKVVKGDTLPRIARKTGIKMSELRRLNGLKGNRIKTGQVLALNEPAPAVEEKAPVAAASTRLQLVSKELLNEQELSSTLAELSDIDADRPVDLAKNIEENNQGISGLKKTAYGFLGARYRFGGNSRGSLDCSSFVQQVFREQKINLPRTAREQFNVGNEVVRGDLRKGDLVFFQTYARFPSHVGIYLGNRKMIHASSRDRRVVISSMDTPYYLSRYLGARRVGSVTSGETINFNELLQGVEEEQDNDAPANDTLGISLNLN
- a CDS encoding YbbR-like domain-containing protein, coding for MALLEELISPEKEKPRASLRQRLFADLLPKTAVLLIVTAFWALITSRQGAIATVTAPVRLHGIPQDLVLLRSSPEEVEVQVKSFSSLTPTPAKLDIAADIDLSGAREGQAVVRIRNSDFKLPSGMVVGSVTPSSIRIVMEKKVRKTVPVRVNLRGRLPRGLGVYQVVASPAMVEVEGPSGQIAKLETVATEEVDAGKLVKGKEYQKNLLPPYKNVTILRDEPLTLKLVSRRSLHQ
- the cdaA gene encoding diadenylate cyclase CdaA, which codes for MRIQDVADILIMTLLLYQLYSWFRRTRAMQVLLGLGVVTVIYFVTRFLGLYMTSWILQELGTVLIVLIIVVFQAEIRQALYRFSLMRHFFGSRQESQQLSRFQEIVDTLFGLAKKRTGAIVVFQRSESLVDQMLNGVSLNCEITPQILEAIFYDGAPLHDGAALIREGKVALASCHLPLSQNPEIPQFYGTRHRAAIGLSERTDAVVAVVSEERGEVSLAVGGNCTASPRPGNWWRSLKS
- a CDS encoding putative glycoside hydrolase yields the protein MKDVVALAGRVALIVVVCCALVSCRDEQKAATPPAASVPAPPAPSKRQQLLNTEVRALYITSWTAGISRFQTLTDMVSRSHLNAVVIDVKDSTGKVGYDSKVPLVAQTGAYEKRIRDLDAILRQCRDKKIYTIARIAVFQDPNLAKARPDLAVSGGGQKVWKDRKGLAWVDPASKTVWDYNLAIAKEVAAKGFDEIQFDYVRFPTDGKLKTMTYPVYKRDVPKYEIIRRFFQYVDEQMKPVDVMTSADIFGLTTMVDDDMNIGQRIQDVADHVDFVCPMIYPSHYPRGHLGLKNPAEHPYRVIYDACLRGMKRLEGKRAKMRPWLQDFKLGAVYDKKMVLDQIQAARDAKVFGFSMWNARNVYTDAAYLEKLPEPNPAPPLREQVLEDIRKHDTARLAMQNRSTSVKQEKPSIHKPRRKAKGN
- the ubiE gene encoding bifunctional demethylmenaquinone methyltransferase/2-methoxy-6-polyprenyl-1,4-benzoquinol methylase UbiE, whose product is MFRLSEKGEKIQGMFGSIAPRYDFLNRLLSFGIDRRWRKKAVRLIKYREGSRILDVATGTGDVALEIARSTPASVRITGADFCKEMVDLGQVKVATSPYSGRIDFKVAPCEDLPFPNNTFDSITIAFGIRNVVDRRLGLAEMWRVLRPEGRMVILEFSTPRSQLFKQIYYFYFRRLLPVIGGLFSKYNAYKYLPDSVLEFPSHEEFSQMIADAGFRNIHIHPLTFGIATIYAGEKE
- the plsY gene encoding glycerol-3-phosphate 1-O-acyltransferase PlsY codes for the protein MQPDLILAAACAAAYLLGSIPTGLLLGKACGIDVRHEGSGNIGATNLYRTVGRKVGALTLVGDCLKGLVPVLAAHHYAPATDLAAWVGLAAFCGHVFSVFLRFKGGKGVATALGVFLALSPLAVLVALAVFLCLVLKWRYVSLGSVAAAAVMPLAVYVLHGGRAMLLVTGIVAAIVIVRHQANIKRLVNGTESKFKA